The Candidatus Planktophila sp. genome contains the following window.
CCAGGGCGAACAGATAACTATTACTAACCATGGCCAACCGCTCTGCCTACTCTCACCGATTAAGGTCGAGGAGATTAAACGATCCGAATTTCTAGAACGTGCAATTGCTGAGGGCAGAGTAAGGCCCGCTACTCGCACCTCTTTGAATAAAATTAAAAGAATAGTCCCGCGTAAAGCTGGCCCTACATCAACAGAAATATTGATGGAATCTCGCCGCGAGCGCAGATTTTGACATCTTTATATTTAGACACAAGCGCAATGTTAAAAAGATATCTTGAAGAAGAGTTTTCCCAGCAATGTGAAGAAATCATTGCGCAATATCAGGATACTTATATTTCCCAAATCGGCGTGACCGAAACCCTCATCAACTTACGGAAGCGTCTGAGCACTCACGAATTCGCCATGGCCACAAAGCTTTTCCAGAACGATATCGCCGCCTTTCATATCATCGAATTTGATGAGCAGACCTCTTACTTAGCAGTTGAGATTTCCCAGGGCACTAATCTGGCGACCTTAGATGCCATACATCTGGCCTCGGCAATAAGTGTTGGTGGCAAGAGAATCGATTTCCTGACCTATGACACCGCTCAGCGCAAGGCTGCAAAATCCCTTGGACTTAAGACCCCCTGGTCTTAAGCGCCGGTAGAGAAGGTAGACTTTGCCACTCATGGTGGACGTAGCTCAGCTGGTAGAGCACCCGGTTGTGGTCCGGGATGTCGCGGGTTCGAGCCCCGTCGTTCACCCCAAGTTTAATTTAAAGAGACTTTCTTTAAATAGTTCCTTCTAACAGGAAGCCGGCGCTAATGATCTTTGATGTCATTATTGAAATTCCAGCTGGCAGCCGTAACAAATACGAAGTCGATCATGTGACCGGAGAGATCCGCTTAGATCGCATGTTATTTACAGCAACGCGATATCCCTATGACTACGGCTTTGTTAAAAACACACTCTCTCTCGATGGCGATCCTCTGGATGCTCTGGTGATGTTAGATGAGCCAACCTTTCCTGGATGTGTTGTCTCATGCCGTGCCGTTGGAATGTTTAATATGACCGATGAAGCTGGCGGAGATGACAAACTGCTCTGTGTTGCAGCAGGTGACATTCGAAAAGAGTCCATCCAAGATCTAAAAGATGTTCCTGCTTTCGAGCTCTCAGAAATCCAACACTTCTTTGAGGTGTACAAAGCTCTAGAACCTGGCAAAAGCGTAACTGGTGGCAACTGGGTCGATGCAGCTGAAGCCCGAGCCGAGATTGAACGCTCTCGCAAACGAATAAAAGATTCTGCGCACTAATTCAATTAGCCGGCAGGGATTAATTGCCCAGGGCATGGTTGAAGTAGTTTCAAAATTGCGGTTTTTTCTGGTGCGGTTAGCCACAAACCATATTTATATTTTACGGCGACTTGCCGTGCAACGTAAGAACATCGATAACTCTTTTTCGGTGGTAACCACGTAGCTGCATCGCCAGCACCTTTTTGTGAATTTAATCTTCCCTTGACGGCTAATAAATTTAGTGGGTCATTAGCTAAAGCTGTGCGCTTTTCAATGGTTAATTTAAAGGCTCCGGTCTGCCAAGCATTTGAGATAGCCACCACATGATCAATTTGTACATCAGAGCTCGTCGTCACTCCGCGGAGAAAACTAATAGTTTCGCCCGAATATGGATCTACAAGAACTCCTGACATGACGACACAGTCCTGAGAACTCACCTTGTAGATAATTGTGATCAAGTCTCGATTGAGAATATCGTTGCGTGTATCACAGCCATTGTGATCGACATCTTTCCAGGCGGTTCCAAATTGATCGCGGGCATATCCCGTCTTTGGAGCTCGACCTTTAACTGCCAACATCTCGACCACATCAACGGCCGTTGGCTGGGCCGCTTCCGCGCCCTGTGTAAGAGCCGATAAAAAAAGTGAGAGGCATAGGGCAACCCTTATTTCCCATTGACTCATATCTCAATTTTGGCGGTGTCGCCTGTATGCGGCAAGGCCTTCGTTGCTGATAGGTTTCCCTCTGCATTCAAGTGTTTCCGGCACCTGAATGCTTCGGGTTGTTAGCTCAGTTGGTAGAGCAAGGCACTCTTAATGCCTGGGTCGGGGGTTCGAGTCCCTCACAACCCACTTACAGAGGTAAGTGGTTCCGAAAAAACAACTCACCGTAAGTCAATGAGTTGGTGCCTGTGAATAGGCATGTAAAAAGGAAACGGGCTAAGACGCATCGCCCCAGCACTTCCATTATCTATCTGACTTCACTAACAATTGTGAATAAGCAGAAAGAGTTAAGAAGGTTGGAAAATGCTCTTCATCCAAACAAGTCTGGCGAAAGATCGTTACCGCATCCTCAAAACGATCATTATCATCACGCTCAATTTCATTAAGTATGTCAAAAATAAGTTGCTCGACCAAGCTATGGGTGATGTGAGTTCCTTCGCGTGTCACGACCTCATATCGAATCCACTGCCAAATCTGCGATCGGCTAATTTCAGCCGTAGCGACATCTTCCATTAAATTATCGATTGCAGCTGCACCAGTGCCACGTAGCCAGGATTCGATGTAACGAATTCCCACAGAAACATTCGTACGAAGTCCCAAATCGGTTACATCACCACCAATCGATTGAATATCAAGCAGTTGGTCTGGTGTAACATGAACATCATCTCGAAGGCGATCCACTTGATTCGGTCTATTGCCCAAAACTGCATCAAATTCTGCCTGTGCAATTGGAATTAAATCTGGATGTGCCACCCATGTACCATCAAAGCCGTCTGCAGCTTCACGCGCCTTATCATTTTTAACCGCCTCCAGTGCCCGATCTGTAACCTCTTTATCCCTGCGATTAGGGATAAATGCACTCATTCCGCCTATTGCATGGGCCTTCCTCTTATGACAAGTTGCCACTAATAACTCGGTGTAAGCGCGCATGAATGGAACGGTCATTGTTATCTGAGCGCGAT
Protein-coding sequences here:
- a CDS encoding type II toxin-antitoxin system VapC family toxin; the protein is MTSLYLDTSAMLKRYLEEEFSQQCEEIIAQYQDTYISQIGVTETLINLRKRLSTHEFAMATKLFQNDIAAFHIIEFDEQTSYLAVEISQGTNLATLDAIHLASAISVGGKRIDFLTYDTAQRKAAKSLGLKTPWS
- a CDS encoding type II toxin-antitoxin system prevent-host-death family antitoxin — protein: MEIGIREFKDRLSEILQRANQGEQITITNHGQPLCLLSPIKVEEIKRSEFLERAIAEGRVRPATRTSLNKIKRIVPRKAGPTSTEILMESRRERRF
- a CDS encoding HNH endonuclease family protein, whose product is MSQWEIRVALCLSLFLSALTQGAEAAQPTAVDVVEMLAVKGRAPKTGYARDQFGTAWKDVDHNGCDTRNDILNRDLITIIYKVSSQDCVVMSGVLVDPYSGETISFLRGVTTSSDVQIDHVVAISNAWQTGAFKLTIEKRTALANDPLNLLAVKGRLNSQKGAGDAATWLPPKKSYRCSYVARQVAVKYKYGLWLTAPEKTAILKLLQPCPGQLIPAG
- a CDS encoding inorganic diphosphatase, which produces MIFDVIIEIPAGSRNKYEVDHVTGEIRLDRMLFTATRYPYDYGFVKNTLSLDGDPLDALVMLDEPTFPGCVVSCRAVGMFNMTDEAGGDDKLLCVAAGDIRKESIQDLKDVPAFELSEIQHFFEVYKALEPGKSVTGGNWVDAAEARAEIERSRKRIKDSAH